The Georgenia sp. TF02-10 genome window below encodes:
- the pepN gene encoding aminopeptidase N — translation MPGQNLTRTEAQERAATVATESYAVVLDLTRGDRVFGSTTTITFTATPGAATFVDLIAESVESITLNGEPVDTAAFADSRIQLTGLAARNELVVAATCRYMHTGEGLHRFVDPVDGETYLYTQFEVADSRRMFAVFEQPDLKATFAFTVTAPDHWTVVSGAPTPEPTPAGDGVATWTFPPTDRISSYLTAIVAGPYHGVHGELTSADGRTIPLGVYCRASLAQHLDAEEIMDLTRAGFAFYEAAFDRPYPFAKYDQLFVPEFNAGAMENAGAVTIVESYVFRSKVPAATVERRAVTVLHELAHMWFGDLVTMRWWNDLWLNESFAEYVSHLAAAEATRFTTAWTTFSALEKSWAYNQDQLPSTHPIVAPIRDLEDVEVNFDGITYAKGASVLKQLVAWVGRDAFLAGVRQYFAKHAHGNTELADLLAELEATSGRDLASWSRVWLEQAGVTLLRPEMQTDDDGTVTALAIVQEAPAEHATLRPHRLVLGGYDVVGTGSAARLERTARVELDVDGARTEVPDLVGRARPDLLLVNDEDLAYAKVRLDEVSLRTATEHLGGFTESLPRALVLGAAWDMTRDGEWPARDFLDLVLAALPVETDSTVVQVLLRQLGTALQSYTAPAARAAVVPAVTGRLLDLARQADPGSDTQLQLVRAVAQHATAERADVLGGLLDGTEELPGLAVDTDLRWALLQGLAAAGRTGEAEIDAELARDATAAGQQQAARARAAVPTAESKARAWADVVDSDALPNALQSNVIAGYAHVHDRGLLVPAAEAYFAALERVWAEKTNEMAQNIVIGLYPSGLAGLAEEHGVDVVALTEAWLAEHASAAPALRRLVTENLDAVRRAVRAQEVDARARAQA, via the coding sequence ATGCCCGGCCAGAACCTCACCCGCACCGAGGCCCAGGAGCGAGCCGCCACGGTGGCGACCGAGAGCTACGCCGTCGTCCTGGACCTCACCCGCGGGGACCGGGTCTTCGGGTCCACCACCACGATCACCTTCACCGCCACCCCCGGCGCCGCCACCTTCGTCGACCTGATCGCCGAGTCGGTGGAGTCCATCACGCTCAACGGCGAGCCGGTGGACACGGCCGCCTTCGCCGACTCCCGCATCCAGCTCACCGGCCTGGCCGCCCGCAACGAGCTCGTCGTGGCGGCCACCTGCCGGTACATGCACACCGGGGAGGGCCTGCACCGCTTCGTCGACCCGGTCGACGGCGAGACGTACCTATACACCCAGTTCGAGGTCGCCGACTCCCGGCGCATGTTCGCCGTCTTCGAGCAGCCCGACCTCAAGGCCACCTTCGCCTTCACCGTCACCGCCCCGGACCACTGGACCGTCGTCTCCGGCGCCCCCACCCCCGAGCCGACCCCGGCCGGCGACGGCGTCGCCACCTGGACCTTCCCGCCCACCGACCGCATCTCCTCCTACCTCACCGCGATCGTGGCCGGCCCCTACCACGGCGTGCACGGCGAGCTGACCTCCGCCGACGGGCGCACCATCCCGCTGGGCGTGTACTGCCGGGCCTCGCTGGCCCAGCACCTCGACGCCGAGGAGATCATGGACCTGACCCGGGCCGGGTTCGCGTTCTACGAGGCCGCCTTCGACCGGCCCTACCCGTTCGCCAAGTACGACCAGCTCTTCGTGCCGGAGTTCAACGCCGGCGCCATGGAGAACGCCGGCGCGGTGACCATCGTGGAGAGCTACGTCTTCCGCTCCAAGGTCCCCGCCGCGACCGTCGAGCGCCGCGCCGTGACCGTCCTGCACGAGCTGGCCCACATGTGGTTCGGGGACCTGGTGACCATGCGCTGGTGGAACGACCTGTGGCTGAACGAGTCCTTCGCCGAGTACGTCTCCCACCTGGCCGCCGCCGAGGCCACCCGGTTCACGACGGCGTGGACCACCTTCTCCGCGCTGGAGAAGTCCTGGGCGTACAACCAGGACCAGCTGCCGTCCACCCACCCCATCGTCGCCCCGATCCGGGACCTGGAGGACGTGGAGGTCAACTTCGACGGCATCACCTACGCCAAGGGCGCCTCGGTGCTCAAGCAGCTCGTGGCCTGGGTCGGGCGGGACGCCTTCCTCGCCGGCGTTCGGCAGTACTTCGCCAAGCACGCCCACGGCAACACCGAGCTGGCCGACCTGCTCGCCGAGCTCGAGGCCACCTCCGGCCGGGACCTGGCCTCCTGGTCCCGGGTCTGGCTGGAGCAGGCCGGCGTCACCCTGCTGCGCCCGGAGATGCAGACCGACGACGACGGCACGGTCACCGCGCTGGCCATCGTCCAGGAGGCCCCGGCCGAGCACGCCACGCTGCGCCCGCACCGCCTCGTCCTGGGCGGCTACGACGTCGTCGGGACCGGCTCCGCCGCCCGCCTGGAGCGCACGGCCCGGGTCGAGCTCGACGTCGACGGCGCCCGGACCGAGGTGCCCGACCTGGTCGGCCGGGCCCGGCCGGACCTGCTGCTGGTCAACGACGAGGACCTCGCCTACGCCAAGGTGCGGCTGGACGAGGTGTCGCTGCGCACAGCGACGGAGCACCTGGGCGGGTTCACCGAGTCCCTGCCCCGGGCGCTCGTGCTCGGCGCGGCGTGGGACATGACCCGGGACGGGGAGTGGCCGGCCCGGGACTTCCTCGACCTGGTGCTGGCCGCGCTGCCCGTCGAGACCGACTCCACGGTCGTGCAGGTCCTGCTGCGCCAGCTGGGCACGGCGCTGCAGTCCTACACGGCGCCGGCCGCCCGGGCCGCGGTGGTGCCCGCGGTCACCGGCCGGCTCCTCGACCTCGCCCGCCAGGCGGACCCCGGCTCCGACACCCAGCTCCAGCTCGTCCGGGCGGTCGCCCAGCACGCCACCGCCGAGCGGGCGGACGTGCTCGGCGGGCTCCTGGACGGCACCGAGGAGCTGCCCGGCCTGGCGGTGGACACCGACCTGCGCTGGGCCCTGCTGCAGGGCCTCGCCGCCGCCGGCCGGACCGGCGAGGCGGAGATCGACGCCGAGCTCGCGCGGGACGCCACGGCCGCCGGGCAGCAGCAGGCGGCGCGGGCCCGGGCCGCCGTGCCCACCGCCGAGAGCAAGGCGCGGGCCTGGGCCGACGTGGTGGACTCCGACGCCCTGCCCAACGCCCTGCAGAGCAACGTCATCGCCGGCTACGCCCACGTCCACGACCGGGGCCTGCTCGTCCCGGCGGCGGAGGCCTACTTCGCGGCGCTGGAGCGGGTGTGGGCGGAGAAGACCAACGAGATGGCGCAGAACATCGTCATCGGGCTGTACCCGTCCGGGCTGGCCGGGCTGGCCGAGGAGCACGGTGTCGACGTCGTGGCGCTGACCGAGGCGTGGCTGGCCGAGCACGCCAGCGCCGCGCCCGCGCTGCGCCGCCTCGTGACGGAGAACCTCGACGCCGTCCGGCGGGCGGTCCGGGCGCAGGAGGTGGACGCCCGGGCACGGGCGCAGGCGTGA
- a CDS encoding DsbA family protein, whose amino-acid sequence MSESTSTTERTDSTEQAPTQHADFWFDPMCPWAWMTSRWMGEVQRVRNVTVSWHVMSLAVLNEGRDLPADYAELMDRAWGPVRVVNAARERYGDAVVKPLYDALGTRIHLQDRGTDLPAVIAESLAEVGLPAELADIAGSDELDESLRASHQEAIDRVGDDVGTPVVAVEGVAFFGPVVTPAPKGEAAGRLWDGAVLVAGTPGFYELKRSRTSGPIFD is encoded by the coding sequence ATGAGCGAATCCACCAGCACGACCGAGCGCACCGACAGCACCGAGCAGGCACCCACGCAGCACGCCGACTTCTGGTTCGACCCGATGTGCCCCTGGGCGTGGATGACGTCCCGGTGGATGGGGGAGGTCCAGCGCGTCCGGAACGTCACCGTGAGCTGGCACGTGATGAGCCTCGCGGTGCTCAACGAGGGCCGGGACCTGCCCGCCGACTACGCCGAGCTGATGGACCGCGCCTGGGGCCCGGTGCGGGTGGTCAACGCCGCCCGCGAGCGGTACGGGGACGCCGTCGTCAAGCCCCTGTACGACGCCCTGGGCACCCGGATCCATCTCCAGGACCGCGGGACGGACCTCCCCGCCGTCATCGCCGAGTCGCTCGCCGAGGTGGGGCTGCCGGCGGAGCTGGCCGACATCGCGGGCTCCGACGAGCTCGACGAGTCCCTGCGCGCCTCGCACCAGGAGGCGATCGACCGGGTCGGCGACGACGTGGGCACCCCCGTCGTCGCCGTCGAGGGCGTCGCCTTCTTCGGGCCGGTGGTCACGCCGGCGCCGAAGGGCGAGGCCGCCGGGCGGCTGTGGGACGGGGCGGTGCTGGTGGCGGGCACGCCCGGGTTCTACGAGCTCAAGCGCAGCCGGACGTCCGGGCCCATCTTCGACTGA